The Starkeya sp. ORNL1 DNA window GCCCTCGATCTTGCAGCGGCCCGGCGCCAGGCGGTGCGCGAGCGCATCGCCCATGGCCGAGCGGATGGAAGCCGGGTCATTGTGGTCGACGATGATCGCCGGCGCCGCGGTGCGGATGGTCTGCAGCGGGGCAGAGCGGCTTTGCATCGCCGCGAAGGCGGCGGCACGGGCGGCGTCGGCGGTGGCGCCGGCGTCGATCTGGCTGTCGGTCCAGCCCTGGTCGAGGCCGGCGACGGTGGCGATGGAGCGGATCTCCGCATGGATGGCTGCCCGTTCCGCGGCAGCCGGCTGGTTGGGGGGCGGCGCGGCGGCCGGGGTGGGAACCGGCGCGGGCGCCGGTTCGGGGCTGACCGTCATGTGATGGCTCCTGATGCCTGCATGCGGATCGGCGGGGACGACGACGAGGCTGGCCTCGATCAGGTCGAAGCGCTCGGCCACCTTCTCGCGGCGGCCGGTCTTCGGATTGGTGCGCTCGGACCAGGTGCGCACCGCATAGCCGATGGAGACGCCGAAGGTGGCGCCGTCGGTCAGCTCGGCGGCGATGCGCTGGGAGCGGGGATTGTGGCGAGAGAGCGTGGCGCGCCCCAGGAGGTCCCCGCCGACCACACGAAGGGTGTCGACGCTCCCAAGCTGGCGGTCCACGCTCTCCCTTCCATGGCTGTCGAGCAGCGGCACACGAGCGGGCCAGCCGGGCTGCGACAGCGAGAGGATCTCGTCATAGGCGCCGCGGGCATCCCAGCGCTCGACGGCGGCGCCGGCGGAGAGCACCGCTTCGAAGGTCCAGGTGTCCGCATTCCAGCTCGTCGCAGGCAGCGATGAGCGGCGGGTGATGATCTCGGCGGGTGCGTTCACGCTGCGGCTCCTTCCGTTTCGAGTTCGTCAGAAGCGGCCGGCGCCGGCAGCGCGGTCGGGGCAGCACCTCCGGCGGTAAAGGCGAGGCCGAGCGTCTTTGCCCGGGCCTGGTCAGCGGCGATCTCGGTGTCGAGCGCCTCGATATCCATGCCGCGGGAGGCCACGGCCTCGCGCCGGCTCATTAGCCCGGCGCCGATGGCGTCGATCTCGGCCTTCACGTCCTTGCTGGGGTCGACCCATTGCTGCCTTGGGCAGATCCAGCGCACCGCAAGTACTGCGGCGAACTCGCCTTCGATGCGGCTGGCGAGCAGCTCCAGCGTCACCCATCGACGCCAGATCGGCCGCAGCGCCTGGAACACGATGACATTGTGCTGGACCATCTCGATCCGGCGCCGCCACTCGACGAGGCCAGCGCGGATCGAGGAATAGTTCACGGCGGACAGGTCGCCGGTCAAAATCTCGTAGGGCAGGCCGAGCGCCGCGGCGATCTCGTGCAGCGTGATCTTGGCGAAGCTGTTGGCCTCTTCGGCAATCGCCGGCGGGTCGGAGAAGCGCACATCCTTGCCGGGCGGCAGCACCACCATGGCACCGGGCTCGAGGCTGCCGATCAGAGCCGAGCCGTCCTGCTCGCCGTCGAACGGCACGGCGCCGTCGACCGAGGTGACGAAGCCGGTGACGAGCGCGCCGACTTTCTGGCGCATGATCTGGGCGCCGTGCCATTCGTCCAGTTCGGCGAGGCGCACCAGCGCCGGGGCGAACCACGAGACGCCGCGCACCTGGCCGGGGAAATCCGTGCGGAACAGATGCACCACGTCCTCGGCCGGCACCCGCACGGGGGTCAGCGGCAGGCCAAGCCCAAGCTCGGGGCGATCCTTGAAAATGTGGTAGGCGACGCGGGTGCCGAAGGCGTCGAACTCGATGCCATTGACTATGCGCCCGCCGTTCGGCAGCGGCCGGGTCAGCGCGGCGTCAACCTGTTCCGGATGCAGCA harbors:
- a CDS encoding phage portal protein, which encodes MSGFLSTLFNRAKAAKPWWSRSYEGASSGRRALGWSAMRNQHSAAQAARAPLSYRARSLVANNAYAAAAVEAWAAALIGTGIVPTVKAVIAARWLAWTDEADADGVGDFYALTALMVRGMVIDGESFALLINAPAGLRLRVLHPEQVDAALTRPLPNGGRIVNGIEFDAFGTRVAYHIFKDRPELGLGLPLTPVRVPAEDVVHLFRTDFPGQVRGVSWFAPALVRLAELDEWHGAQIMRQKVGALVTGFVTSVDGAVPFDGEQDGSALIGSLEPGAMVVLPPGKDVRFSDPPAIAEEANSFAKITLHEIAAALGLPYEILTGDLSAVNYSSIRAGLVEWRRRIEMVQHNVIVFQALRPIWRRWVTLELLASRIEGEFAAVLAVRWICPRQQWVDPSKDVKAEIDAIGAGLMSRREAVASRGMDIEALDTEIAADQARAKTLGLAFTAGGAAPTALPAPAASDELETEGAAA